One window from the genome of Deltaproteobacteria bacterium encodes:
- a CDS encoding tyrosine--tRNA ligase produces MTPAEQIVLLKRGTTHIVHENELQERLARGRPLRVKLGADPSAPDLHLGHVVVLSKLRQFQDLGHSVIFLIGDFTGRIGDPTGRSETRRPLSEEEVRANAQTYREQVFKILDPSRTEIRFNSEWMDPMPVRDLVRLCGQYTVARILERDDFATRFRAQRPIHIHEFLYPLVQGYDSVALRADVEVGGTDQRFNLLVGREIQKAYGLEPQVVMTLPLLEGTDGVQKMSKSLDNYVGVADAPADMFGKVLSISDELMIRYYELLTGEDSERVQGDINAGRLHPMEAKKHLAGLLVERFHGSAAAQAARADFETRFQQRLLPQEIETFVWPAGREAEVALVGALVAAGLAKSASEARRHIQQGGVRVDGERTLDINLRLRPENGAVVLQVGRRRVKRIVFSRAVGG; encoded by the coding sequence ATGACACCGGCAGAGCAGATCGTTCTTCTGAAACGGGGGACGACTCACATCGTTCACGAGAACGAACTGCAAGAACGCTTGGCGCGTGGTCGCCCGCTGCGAGTCAAACTAGGAGCCGACCCGTCCGCACCGGATCTGCACCTGGGGCACGTGGTCGTGCTCAGCAAACTGAGGCAGTTCCAGGATCTTGGCCACTCGGTGATCTTTCTTATCGGAGACTTCACCGGCCGCATCGGCGATCCCACCGGACGATCGGAAACCCGCAGGCCTTTGTCGGAAGAGGAAGTCCGGGCCAACGCGCAGACCTATCGGGAGCAAGTTTTCAAGATCCTTGATCCGAGCCGCACCGAGATCCGGTTCAACTCCGAGTGGATGGATCCGATGCCGGTGCGCGATCTGGTGCGGCTTTGCGGCCAATACACGGTGGCGCGCATTCTCGAGCGCGACGATTTTGCCACCAGATTCAGGGCGCAACGGCCGATTCACATCCACGAGTTTTTATATCCCTTGGTGCAGGGCTACGATTCGGTTGCCCTGCGCGCCGACGTTGAAGTCGGTGGTACGGACCAGCGCTTCAACCTCTTGGTTGGCCGAGAGATCCAGAAGGCCTATGGGCTGGAACCCCAAGTCGTCATGACCTTGCCGTTGTTGGAGGGCACGGACGGGGTGCAGAAGATGAGCAAGTCGCTCGATAACTACGTTGGAGTCGCGGATGCGCCGGCGGACATGTTCGGCAAGGTGCTTTCGATATCCGACGAGCTGATGATCCGCTATTACGAGCTGCTGACGGGTGAGGACTCAGAGAGGGTACAGGGGGATATCAACGCGGGGCGGCTCCACCCCATGGAGGCGAAGAAGCACCTAGCCGGGCTGTTGGTAGAGCGGTTTCACGGCTCGGCGGCGGCGCAAGCGGCGCGAGCGGACTTCGAGACCAGGTTTCAGCAGCGACTCCTACCGCAGGAGATCGAGACGTTTGTGTGGCCTGCTGGTCGCGAGGCTGAAGTGGCCCTGGTGGGGGCACTAGTGGCCGCCGGGCTGGCGAAATCCGCAAGCGAGGCGCGGCGCCACATTCAGCAGGGCGGGGTCAGGGTTGACGGGGAGCGGACGCTTGATATTAATTTACGCTTGCGGCCAGAGAACGGGGCCGTGGTGCTGCAGGTTGGCCGCCGACGCGTGAAGCGGATAGTGTTTTCCAGGGCGGTGGGGGGTTGA